A genomic region of Methylobacterium durans contains the following coding sequences:
- a CDS encoding EAL domain-containing protein, whose product MDDFGTGYASLATLKTFPLSKLKIDRGFVRDILADPHDAAIVRAVLDIGRSLDLAVVAEGIETPAQQASLVAMGCRCGQGYLYGRAVGADEIARRLTRAETRQAEPASRRPASPDGPAGPADRRAPPLPSGRPESAKPTG is encoded by the coding sequence CTGGACGATTTCGGCACCGGCTACGCCTCGCTGGCGACGCTGAAGACCTTCCCGCTCTCGAAGCTCAAGATCGACCGCGGCTTCGTGCGCGACATCCTGGCCGACCCGCACGACGCCGCGATCGTGCGGGCGGTGCTCGACATCGGCCGCAGCCTCGACCTCGCCGTCGTCGCGGAGGGCATCGAGACGCCGGCGCAGCAGGCGTCCCTCGTCGCGATGGGCTGCCGCTGCGGCCAGGGCTACCTCTACGGACGGGCGGTCGGCGCCGACGAGATCGCCCGGCGCCTCACCCGGGCGGAGACTCGCCAAGCCGAGCCCGCGAGCCGGAGACCCGCGTCGCCTGACGGACCAGCCGGACCGGCCGACCGCCGCGCCCCACCTCTCCCGTCCGGGAGGCCTGAGTCGGCGAAGCCGACCGGGTGA
- a CDS encoding putative bifunctional diguanylate cyclase/phosphodiesterase yields the protein MRGFSETEAAASSAEAERARTASLMRCRIAGTAPEPAFDRIAELAADLFGTPLCAISFLDSEHQWVKASVGFGGLADFPRQDGLCHHVVAEGGILVVPDAAANPRFRDLPAVRGPLGIRYYAGTPLVTRSGHRVGALCVADQVPRRATAGKARAQLARLGGLVMDAVSARRRTMARRDADGFVNATAAALITTDAAGTITFANAACERLLGYPEGGLRGHNVSLIVPARLRGHHVAGLANVAAGGAARLAGKNVEVTALRRDGSEIPVELSLTLWGAGETMGVGAVLRDISERRRRDARLVRLAHQDPRSGLPNRIRLADDLAALMGEGRPAGLLAIAVEGLRGLVDGLGHAVGDVLLEALAVRLTGRLAADALLARIGEDELAVLVPDEAGADAARSRAEGLISAFADPFHLGEHVLHVGARIGVALAPAHGADAEEVLASLDLALDRARREAAGSVRLFEPAMRDRAAERRALQDTLRGALSRGEIVLAYQPQIDLATGAIRGVEALIRWQHPERGLLPPADFLPAIESSALALRFGWWTIDEACRQAAAWRAAGLPPLTIAVNLFAEQVRAGTLADVVLEALARHGLPPDALELELTEVIALLDDEATRGPCGACTRGASASRWTISAPATPRWRR from the coding sequence ATGCGGGGATTTTCGGAGACAGAGGCGGCAGCGTCCTCGGCCGAGGCGGAGCGCGCCCGCACCGCCTCCCTGATGCGCTGCCGGATCGCCGGGACCGCGCCGGAGCCGGCCTTCGACCGGATCGCCGAGCTCGCCGCCGACCTGTTCGGGACGCCCCTCTGCGCGATCTCCTTCCTCGATTCCGAGCACCAATGGGTGAAGGCGAGCGTCGGCTTCGGCGGCCTCGCCGACTTCCCGAGACAGGACGGGCTCTGCCACCACGTCGTCGCGGAGGGCGGCATCCTCGTCGTCCCCGACGCCGCCGCGAACCCGCGCTTTCGCGATCTCCCGGCCGTGCGCGGGCCGCTGGGCATCCGCTACTACGCCGGCACCCCCCTCGTGACGCGCAGCGGCCACCGGGTCGGCGCCCTCTGCGTGGCCGACCAAGTCCCCCGCCGCGCCACGGCGGGGAAGGCCCGCGCCCAGCTCGCCCGCCTCGGCGGCCTCGTGATGGACGCGGTGTCCGCCCGCCGCCGGACGATGGCGCGGCGCGACGCGGACGGCTTCGTCAACGCCACCGCCGCCGCCCTGATCACCACGGATGCGGCCGGCACCATCACCTTCGCGAACGCCGCCTGCGAGCGCCTGCTCGGCTATCCCGAGGGGGGCCTGCGCGGCCACAATGTCAGCCTCATCGTGCCGGCGCGCCTGCGCGGCCACCACGTCGCCGGCCTCGCGAACGTGGCGGCCGGCGGCGCCGCGCGGCTCGCGGGCAAGAACGTCGAGGTCACGGCGCTGCGCCGCGACGGCAGCGAGATCCCGGTCGAGCTGTCCCTCACCCTGTGGGGCGCGGGCGAGACGATGGGCGTCGGCGCGGTGCTGCGCGACATCTCCGAGCGCCGCCGCCGCGACGCCCGCCTCGTGCGCCTCGCCCATCAGGACCCGCGCAGCGGCCTGCCGAACCGGATCCGCCTCGCGGACGACCTCGCCGCCCTGATGGGGGAGGGGCGCCCCGCCGGCCTGCTCGCCATCGCCGTCGAGGGCCTGCGCGGCCTCGTCGACGGGCTCGGCCACGCGGTCGGCGACGTCCTCCTCGAAGCCCTCGCGGTCCGGCTGACCGGCCGGCTCGCGGCGGACGCGCTGCTCGCCCGCATCGGCGAGGACGAACTCGCCGTGCTGGTGCCGGACGAGGCTGGCGCGGACGCTGCCCGGTCCCGGGCCGAGGGTCTGATCTCGGCCTTCGCCGACCCGTTCCACCTCGGCGAGCACGTCCTGCATGTCGGCGCCCGGATCGGGGTCGCCCTCGCGCCAGCCCACGGCGCAGATGCCGAGGAGGTGCTGGCGAGCCTCGACCTCGCCCTCGATCGGGCCCGGCGGGAGGCGGCCGGCAGCGTCCGCCTCTTTGAGCCCGCGATGCGCGACCGCGCGGCGGAGCGGCGGGCCCTGCAGGACACGCTGCGCGGCGCGCTGTCCCGCGGGGAGATCGTGCTCGCCTACCAGCCCCAGATCGACCTCGCCACCGGCGCCATCCGCGGCGTCGAGGCGCTGATCCGCTGGCAGCATCCCGAGCGGGGCCTGCTGCCCCCCGCCGACTTCCTGCCGGCCATCGAATCGAGCGCCCTGGCTCTGCGCTTCGGCTGGTGGACCATCGACGAGGCCTGCCGCCAGGCCGCCGCGTGGCGGGCCGCAGGCCTGCCGCCCCTGACGATCGCCGTGAACCTGTTCGCGGAGCAGGTCCGGGCGGGCACCCTGGCCGACGTCGTGCTGGAGGCGCTGGCCCGGCACGGCCTGCCGCCGGACGCCCTCGAACTCGAGCTGACGGAGGTGATCGCGCTCCTCGACGACGAGGCGACGCGGGGCCCCTGCGGCGCCTGCACGCGCGGGGCGTCGGCATCGCGCTGGACGATTTCGGCACCGGCTACGCCTCGCTGGCGACGCTGA
- the efeO gene encoding iron uptake system protein EfeO gives MHGDKPQGRHALDPAARLAARLLLAALLALAAALPHGARAGGSGPAAERMAADLSGPAAAYRTYVLAQADAFLGGTVRLADAIKAGRLAEAQALYAPARQPYERIEPVAQMVPELARSMDMRADAFELKDRDPAFIGFHRIERGLFLDRSTMGLNPIAERLVADAAELRERITELAIPPVRMVGGAASLIEEIAATKISGEEERYSRTDLFDLTGNLEGARTIFGLVRPHLAARDPAFVDRTERAFSRIEAQLARHRTPEGGYVSFDRLTDRDRNALKGPVTVLAEELATLRGRLGLD, from the coding sequence ATGCACGGCGACAAGCCTCAGGGACGGCACGCGCTCGACCCGGCCGCCCGCCTCGCGGCGCGGCTCCTCCTCGCCGCCCTCCTCGCCCTCGCCGCCGCCCTCCCGCACGGGGCCCGCGCCGGCGGGTCCGGACCGGCCGCGGAGCGGATGGCCGCCGACCTGTCCGGGCCGGCCGCCGCCTACCGGACCTACGTGCTCGCCCAGGCCGACGCGTTCCTCGGCGGCACCGTCCGCCTCGCGGACGCGATCAAGGCGGGGCGCCTCGCCGAGGCGCAGGCGCTCTACGCCCCGGCCCGCCAGCCCTACGAGCGGATCGAGCCCGTCGCCCAGATGGTGCCGGAACTGGCGCGCAGCATGGACATGCGGGCCGACGCCTTCGAGCTGAAGGACCGCGACCCGGCCTTCATCGGCTTCCACCGGATCGAGCGCGGCCTCTTCCTCGACCGCAGCACGATGGGCCTCAACCCCATCGCCGAGCGCCTCGTGGCGGACGCGGCGGAGCTGCGCGAGCGCATCACCGAACTCGCCATCCCGCCGGTGCGGATGGTGGGCGGGGCGGCCTCGCTGATCGAGGAGATCGCCGCCACCAAGATCAGCGGCGAGGAGGAGCGCTACAGCCGCACCGACCTCTTCGACCTCACCGGAAACCTGGAGGGCGCGCGCACCATCTTCGGGCTCGTCCGCCCCCACCTCGCCGCCCGCGACCCGGCCTTCGTCGACCGGACCGAGCGCGCCTTCAGCCGCATCGAGGCCCAGCTCGCCCGCCACCGCACGCCGGAGGGCGGCTACGTCAGCTTCGACCGCCTGACCGACCGGGACCGGAACGCGCTGAAGGGCCCGGTGACGGTGCTGGCCGAGGAACTCGCGACCCTGCGCGGCCGCCTGGGGCTCGACTGA